The Salvia miltiorrhiza cultivar Shanhuang (shh) chromosome 1, IMPLAD_Smil_shh, whole genome shotgun sequence genome has a window encoding:
- the LOC131005334 gene encoding non-specific phospholipase C6-like, translating into MNNTIFLILLIISSIFSQSHSQQQRIKTIVILVMENRSFDHMLGWMKRSINPSINGVTGAECNTAASTKICFSDDARYVDADPGHSFEAVSRQVFGSSASTPTMSGFAAQALTISPNLSAAVMKGFHPHRLPVYAALLSEFAVFDRWFSSIPGPTQPNRLFLYSATSHGSTSHLKKLLARGYPQKTIFDSLHENGLDFGVYFQNIPTTLFYRNMRKLKYVFKYHRYGARFGRDAREGRLPSLSVIEPRYFDLKGMAGAANDDHPSHDVANGQRLVKEVYEAVRAGPQWNETLLVVTYDEHGGFYDHVPTPYVGVPNPDGNTGPSPYFFNFDRLGVRVPTIMVSPWIKKGTVVSKPNGPSPNSEYEHSSIPATIKKMFNLSSNFLTHRDAWAGTFEQVVGELTSPRTDCPEVLPDVSPLRKAEGDESRGLSEFQGEVVQLASVLNGEHLLSGDLGKKMNVKEGEAYVKGAVSRFLRASKEAIKMGADESAIVDMKASLTTRSSIHH; encoded by the exons ATGAACAACACCATTTTCTTGATTTTGCTAATAATCTCATCAATCTTCTCCCAATCCCACTCGCAGCAGCAGCGGATCAAAACCATAGTAATCCTAGTAATGGAAAACCGCTCATTCGACCACATGCTGGGCTGGATGAAGAGATCCATCAACCCTTCAATCAACGGCGTCACCGGCGCCGAATGCAACACCGCCGCATCCACCAAAATCTGCTTCTCCGACGACGCCCGCTACGTCGACGCCGATCCGGGCCACTCCTTCGAGGCCGTCTCCCGCCAGGTATTCGGCTCCTCCGCCTCCACCCCCACCATGTCCGGCTTCGCCGCCCAAGCCCTCACCATCTCCCCCAACCTCTCCGCCGCCGTGATGAAGGGCTTCCACCCGCACCGCCTCCCCGTCTACGCCGCCCTCCTCTCCGAATTCGCCGTCTTCGACCGCTGGTTCTCCTCCATCCCGGGCCCCACCCAGCCCAACCGCCTCTTCCTCTACTCCGCCACCTCccacggctccacctcccaccTCAAGAAGCTCCTCGCCAGAGGCTACCCTCAGAAGACCATCTTCGACTCGCTGCACGAGAACGGCCTCGACTTCGGCGTATACTTTCAGAACATTCCGACTACGCTCTTCTACCGGAACATGAGGAAGCTCAAGTACGTGTTCAAGTACCACCGGTACGGGGCGAGGTTCGGGAGGGACGCGAGGGAGGGGAGGCTGCCGAGCCTGAGCGTGATCGAGCCGAGGTACTTCGACCTGAAGGGGATGGCCGGGGCGGCGAACGACGACCACCCGTCGCACGACGTGGCGAACGGGCAGCGGCTGGTGAAGGAGGTGTACGAGGCGGTGAGGGCGGGGCCGCAGTGGAACGAGACGCTGCTGGTGGTGACCTACGACGAGCACGGCGGCTTCTACGATCATGTCCCCACGCCCTACGTCGGGGTGCCCAACCCCGACGGGAACACGGGGCCGTCGCCCTATTTCTTCAACTTCGATCGACTCGGTGTTCGTGTCCCCACCATTATGGTCTCCCCCTGGATCAAGAAAGGAACTG TTGTGAGCAAGCCAAATGGTCCTAGTCCAAATTCAGAGTATGAGCATTCATCAATCCCTGCCACAATAAAGAAGATGTTCAACCTCTCATCAAACTTCTTAACTCACAGAGATGCTTGGGCTGGCACCTTCGAGCAAGTTGTGGGCGAGTTAACCTCTCCAAGAACAGATTGCCCAG AGGTTTTGCCGGACGTGAGCCCTCTTCGGAAGGCGGAGGGCGATGAGAGCAGAGGGCTGTCGGAGTTCCAAGGGGAGGTTGTGCAGCTGGCCTCTGTGCTCAACGGCGAGCATTTGCTGAGCGgtgatttggggaagaagatGAACGTGAAGGAAGGCGAGGCGTACGTGAAGGGCGCCGTCTCAAGGTTCCTTCGGGCGAGCAAAGAGGCCATCAAGATGGGTGCAGATGAGTCTGCCATTGTTGACATGAAGGCTTCATTGACTACTAGATCATCCATTCATCACtag